The stretch of DNA CAGTGAGCATGCACTACATTAATTAGTTAACCTGATGGATGAATCAAGAGACATCTATCACTATTACAGaaaaataatgaatggagaaataAATTGAACATGagttttttttctcgaaaacgTAGGAGAACTGcgcttcattatattaagaagaaaaggGGGAGAGACCCCAGATACAGCACACACCACACCAATCCAAAATAAAACTACACACACGCCTGTGAAAACAAAAAGACAACCAAGTCTAGACGTCCTCTAGGCTACAGGGCTACAGGGAGATCATGGGGAGGCTGGGAAGCCAAGAAAGATAGCCCCCGACACAGCCCAAAGCCGACTCTCCTCTAAAGCAAAACCAAAAACACCACCCAAACTGGGAGTGGCTCCGTCAAAAATACATTTGTTTCAGTGGTTCCACAAGGTCTAAGCTCCTAAGATCACAAGAGAGTTAAACCCCTTCCTTGTTAACCCAACAGTAGCATTGCTTGAAATTTCCCACCACTCATCAAAAAACAAGTCTGAAGGCTGTGGACATAATTGTTGGATCCCAAAGTGTTGGAGCAAGTAGAACCAAAACTACCAGGCGAAAACACAAGAAACCAGTAGATGGTTAACAGTTTCCTCCTCTATCACAGAGAGGGCACTGTGCCGGATATGGCAGCCCCGCGTTGCAAGCCGATCAGCCATCCAACACTGATCATGTGAGACCAGCCACATGAAGAAGCGACACTTGGGTGGAGCCCAAGATTTCCAGATTCTCTCATATGGGCCAAAAAGAGTGGTGCCTATGAAAAAAGTCTCATAAGCTGACTTGGCCGAATATTGACCACTAGAAGAAAGACGCCAAATGTGGGCGTCTTCAACCTCCAGCTGCAGTTGAAAATCATAATGGAGATCCCAGAGATCGAGAAACTCCACCGTTACTTCCACTGTCATAGTACTAGTACCTCGATATCCAGGACCCAAGCATGATCAGTAAGAGCTTCTTTAATTGTGCGTTTGTTTACTATCCTTTTTGGTGTTTCAGCGAGAAGATGAGGGTCGAGGTCAGCAATTAATTGTCCATTCAGCCATTTATCAGCCCAGAAAAGAGCGTTTGCCCCATTGCCAACCTCAGAGACAACTGCTACTCTAAAGAACACTTGGACCTGTCTAGGCACCTAGAGAGGAAAGTTCGCCCAAGGCCTATGGGGTTCATTTTCTGAAGCCAAACCCAGCGTATCCGCAGCACCCATCCAATGGAACAAGAGTTATTATTTGTGTTAATTTGGATTGCTTGTTACTCTACTCCAATTTGCACTGGTACATACTCTGTAGGTGTCGGTGAGGCGACAGAAAGGGATCTAAGCAGGAGTGGGGGGACTGAGTAATAGTATAGCAGCTAGCATTCAGCATTTCAGCAGCTAGCCAGGATAGAAAGCAAGATGTCCAACTCCATACATCTCCATGCAAATATTTTTCAGGACTAGACTATGCTACACGAGATGCTGTTTTTCAGGACCAGATAAATAGTACAAAAGTTCATGTCCAGATCCTATCTATCAGCTTGCACTTATTGAGAAGTGTTGGGGAGATGCCctccgcactccccagcagtacGGTGAATCGTggaccttctcactcggtgccgtgagaggtttGAGCTCCAACGGACAGTAGGCTCAATAGTAGGTGAAaacagtgaatgctctctctctttattaatGGCGGTAtcgcgccccttatatagggcctggaaaccgacctaatgacatttacataaatgccccgtggcggtgggggaatatcccggtatattctttcatcgcagtctactgaccctaatacacctgcgtaatttcacattgcaagcccttcgttcatcctctgactggggcctcagctggtcggaggcttggatcctccgcccagttgcggatcctccgacgctttggtgtcggaggttcctcagcccgGCTAGGCCGGAGGTTGCTcgacccggccaccccgggagctcctccttagcctggtccagtcggaggttcctcggcctggctgcgttctcccgccatcctcggacccgggagggtcggaggttcccacctttcctcgctcgtggacctccgccggtgtctcagtccctgcacacacttagcacgaccagacgagtcgtcaacattagcatttcccgatgaaggatatcctccgacgcttcaggcgtcggaggttcctcaggtgaaggataacctccgACGCTGCCggggggaaggatgcagctgttccccaacagttcccccctttttgggctaatggcactcctgcggtccatgtgctcaaaaacatgCTACGCTGCGGGGACTATgagcatggttgctgccttcccccctggtgcgcaggatgtgtTTGTTAGCAAATGTTGGATTATtgtttcttttacttagtcATAAATTTTCTTGGTTTCTTTATTTTGCCGGGATCCTCCGACCATTGTTGCTATGTTAGTCTGATATCCTACGCGCGTTAGATTGCGGAGGATTGCGGAGGATATTATAGCCGTTGGAGTTAGCCGTTGGCATTGACGAAGCGCAACGGTCTGGCCGATTCCTCCGCTTATAACCGTTGGGCGTGGGGAATCGCAACGGTCACGTTGCCGCAGGCCCCCCCCCCTATAAAAGGGCATTGGGGAGGCTCTTGGGTCTCACCCTTGCTGCCTGTTGTTTGCGCTTCTTCCTTCGCCCACTCGCATTCGCTCTAGTTGCGTATAGCTCTTAAGTGTTTGCGGAGGATATAAAGTGGCTCATTTTCCTTCGCCTCGTCCTTCAaggtcagatttttctggtcctttgcgTAATTTTCTTAGTGTGAGGTCCGGTGGTTGGTTGCGAAGGTTtgaggagtggatgcttgaggtgGCAGCAGCTCAAGACCTGGAGGAGACGTTGTCcgacgtcgaagcttctgttggTGATCTGATCAGCGCGAAGgagtttgaggagatggctgCAATTACCTTTGAGTTTGGGGAGTCAACAGTGAGGACGGAGGATATCGCTGACATGGTTGAAGCGCGGTTTTTCAAGGATGGCCGCGCGAAGGCTCCTCCTGTGGGTCAGACGGTGCCTGCGCCTGAAGAGGGTTATGCTGTTGTATTCAGAGACTTTTTTACCTGCGGACTTCGGATGCCTCCGTATCATTTCCTTCGTGAGGTGATGGAGAGCTTCAACGTTGAGCTACAGCATTTCAGTCCCAATGGGATACTGACCCTTAGCAAGTTTTCATGGGCATGTGAATCCTACGGAGCCATGCCCCACATTGACACTTTTTGCTCATATTTCGAACTTCAGCGCCAgcctaagaaggtgaaggatgccgaaggtgttgagtgcattgcgcagtttggaagctgcgcgttcatgccgcgccgcacaatgcctgggccaaggtgcgagatctcctactgtcaaaagggcaagtgggagaaggattggatgagagCCTGGTTCTACGTGAGGACCCCCGCTGCGTCGAGGACTTTGGATGACGGTAGCGTTGATAAGGTTTATCCTTACGCATCGTTGATGAAGGAGTTGAAGCCTATTCCGAAGGTTGATCCTTCGAAGCCGGTGTCGGAGGAACAGGTTGAGGCGCGATTGGCTTGCGACAAGGCCTTTGCGCAGGCTTGCCGATACTCCGGAGGTCGGGACCTAGTTGAGTAGATGGTTGCAGCCGACTACTGGCCCCTTGGCCGTAGGACTGACGAGTTTACCATTGAAATGGTGCAAGTACCAGTCTTTGGTCCTCCGGAGGGGTTGCCGTTTCCTCGTTTTGGCGCGGGTTTGCCTGAGGATGAGACGCGGGAATCTTTCCTTGACCGCGTGGAGGTTTCTGCTCGAAGGATCGTTGGAAAGATCTCAGAGAAGGAATACCTCCAGCGCAAGTCCGCACTTGGGACTATGCCGCGTTTCAATCGCGTTTTTGAAGAGTTGGGGGTCGAGTATGATGATTATGTCGTTCCTCCGGAGGTTCTGCTTGGCCTGGAGAAGAAGGATTCATCCAAAGCCGTTGCCGCAGCGGAGGCTAAGAAAAGAAAGGGTTGTGGTGCTGTTAAGCAACTTGCGAAGAAGCGCAAGGTGGAGGTTGTGCTGGAGACTCCTTTGGAGTCTTCCTCTGCCCGCTCTTCTGCTGCCGAGTCTAACTCGGTGGCTTCTGTTCCTGCGGGGGCTGCTCCTGCTGGTGGAGTTCCTGAGGTTGAAGCCTCACGCGCGGTTTCTTCTGTACGCGCGCCTTTCGCGTCCCTTCTTGGGGAGGAGTCTtccgacgcggaggcccctgagGCGAGTCCTGCGCGTGAGGCAAATCCTGCGGTGGCTGAGAGTCCTGCGCGGGAGGCTTTGGCTGGAGGAGGATCTCCGCCGAAGGATGGGCAAGAGGAATCCAGTGATGAGGCAGAGTCTGTCTCTGTTCGGAGGATTAAGAGGGCGGAGGATCTCCCGCGTCCGGCTGGAGATGGTATAAACTCGTTGTACATGGGTAAAGTTTTTGTTGATTCTTGTTTttctttatataattttttttattgacTTGGTCTCATGTTGTTTATATTTCTTTCAGAGGATATTTTTGCTGGGTTGGCTACTGCGGAGGAATTGGCCAAAGGCGCCAGCGTTGCGCAGGAAGGACTTGCTGTTCCTCCGCGGCGTGAGCCTGCGCCTTCTGCGTTGGCAAGTAGGCCTTCGCCTGCTGATGTTATTGGTCCCGGTGAGTTTCTTCTTTTTTGTTCAACTAATTGGTTTGTTTTTTTCGCATTTTATTCTaaggtttgtttttgttttgcgcaggtgcttctgatccttcgatcacaggttggactGATGCCTTGCGCGAGGTTCATTCCTTGGTCGGAGGTTCGTTGTCTGGCCTCCGCCGAAGGTTTTTTGTTTCTTACGATGTTTTTTCTTACTTGTTTTTGCTTTACAGATCGTTTTCGTCAGAAGCTCCGCGGCATGGACTTTGACACGCTCCTTCGCGTGCAATAtgagcaccatagccttgtaCGTTTGCGATGTGTTTTATCTTCCTTCGCGGTTTTTCGCTCGGAGGTTTGTTGTAACTATTTATTTTTGAGCAGGGTCATCACATGGCTGCCGCCTTGGAGGAGCGTTgctcccgggaggttatctgccGTGATGAGGCGATTGGTGCTCTGAAGAAGGAGAACGAGACCTTGGAAGCTGAGAAGGCTCGCCTGTCGGAGGAGGTTAAGGAGCTTTCCTCCGTCAGGAGGGAGATTGATTCCCTGAGAAAGGAGAGGGATGAGTACAAAACTGGGTCGGAGGTTCTAAAGAAGGAAAAAGAAGATGCTGAAGCTTCAGCGGCTGTCCTCCGCACGAGTGTTGCCGAGGCGGAGGTGGCTAGGGATTTGGCCATGCAGCGAGTCGAGAAggcggaggacattgctgaaTGCCTTCGCAAGGAGCTTGATGCTGAGCGGTTGTCTGCGGCTGAGTTGCAGACGCGCATTCAGAAGGCGGAAGCGGAGGCTGCAGCTATTGTTGAGCTCTATGCTGACTCGCTTGCGAAGTTCGGGGGAAGTacctctgctcctccgcccAGCGGCGACGTTGGGGCTGGCCTAGCGTGGTTGAAGTCCCATATCCGCATGCTCCCTGACTTTGTCGGGGGGgctgttgattttggggctttggccGCGGTTAGCTCCTTCGCTCGACTTTTACGGCGCGGAGGTTGTTCCCACGCCGAGGGTGTTGCCAAGGTGGAGTTTGCCACGGCGGAGGACGTTGGCGAGGGCACCCCCAGCCTGCGCAAATCTGTCCGGAACTTCATcagttcgttctggattaggtttgggcgggctgaggcgaagaagatggcggaggctcgtcgcgctgaggtatttttgttttggtttttttctttttgtattttgTTTTGCTGCTTTGCAATGTTAAGATGGGTATTTTGTAGGAGATTGCGAAGA from Sorghum bicolor cultivar BTx623 chromosome 8, Sorghum_bicolor_NCBIv3, whole genome shotgun sequence encodes:
- the LOC110429740 gene encoding uncharacterized protein LOC110429740, whose amino-acid sequence is MVAADYWPLGRRTDEFTIEMVQVPVFGPPEGLPFPRFGAGLPEDETRESFLDRVEVSARRIVGKISEKEYLQRKSALGTMPRFNRVFEELGVEYDDYVVPPEVLLGLEKKDSSKAVAAAEAKKRKGCGAVKQLAKKRKVEVVLETPLESSSARSSAAESNSVASVPAGAAPAGGVPEVEASRAVSSVRAPFASLLGEESSDAEAPEASPAREANPAVAESPAREALAGGGSPPKDGQEESSDEAESVSVRRIKRAEDLPRPAGDEDIFAGLATAEELAKGASVAQEGLAVPPRREPAPSALASRPSPADVIGPGASDPSITDRFRQKLRGMDFDTLLRVQYEHHSLGHHMAAALEERCSREVICRDEAIGALKKENETLEAEKARLSEEVKELSSVRREIDSLRKERDEYKTGSEVLKKEKEDAEASAAVLRTSVAEAEVARDLAMQRVEKAEDIAECLRKELDAERLSAAELQTRIQKAEAEAAAIVELYADSLAKFGGSTSAPPPSGDVGAGLAWLKSHIRMLPDFVGGAVDFGALAAVSSFARLLRRGGCSHAEGVAKVEFATAEDVGEGTPSLRKSEIAKKKAKVEKASPSRPPSEARPPTQDEAEAHDAGAKAPEGSAAKVPELPETSAPPPQV